A genomic window from Salvia miltiorrhiza cultivar Shanhuang (shh) chromosome 5, IMPLAD_Smil_shh, whole genome shotgun sequence includes:
- the LOC130985723 gene encoding protein HEAT-STRESS-ASSOCIATED 32: MASYGWKTFFEEEDRPEKPRRYGVTEMRGPNYSLFSQNLLQDVFDSMGQFVDGLKFAGGSHSLMPKSYIKQVTNLAHEHNVYVSTGDWAEYLQRGGPSAFKDYIEECKELGFDSIEIDAGSLGIPEEVLLRYVRLVKTGGLRAKPLFAVKFNKSDIPMSGDRAYGSYMVPAPRTSELVEDVDLLIRRAERCLEAGADMIMIDADGVSRQADSMRADIIAKVVSRLGLEKTMFETSNPKTSEWFIKQYGPRVNLFVDHSQVMDLECLRGCNLGKDHVSVLGSSYYRL, translated from the exons ATGGCAAGTTATGGATGGAAGACAttctttgaagaagaagatcgTCCAGAGAAGCCAAGGAGGTACGGTGTCACCGAAATGAGGGGACCTAATTATTCTCTTTTCTCCCAAAATCTCCTCCAG GATGTTTTTGACTCTATGGGGCAGTTTGTTGATGGTCTGAAGTTTGCTGGAGGCTCTCATAGCTTGATGCCTAAAAGTTACATCAAACAAGTGACTAACCTGGCGCATGAGCACAATGTGTACGTCAGCACCGGTGACTGGGCTGAATACCTACAGCGTGGAGGTCCTTCTGCTTTCAAAGACTACATTGAG GAATGCAAAGAATTGGGATTTGATAGCATTGAGATAGATGCTGGCTCACTTGGAATTCCTGAAGAGGTTCTTCTGAGATATGTAAGGCTTGTTAAAACTGGGGGTCTCAGAGCTAAGCCTCTGTTTGCTGTGAAGTTTAACAAGTCGGATATACCAATGAGTGGTGACAGAGCATATGGATCTTACATGGTCCCTGCACCTCGAACTTCAG AGCTTGTTGAGGATGTAGATCTATTGATTAGGAGGGCAGAGAGATGCCTTGAAGCTGGAGCGGACATGATAATGATTGATGCTGACGGTGTCTCTAGACAAGCAGATTCTATGAGGGCTGATATTATAGCAAAAGTTGTGAGCCGGTTGGGGCTTGAAAAAACAATGTTTGAAACATCAAATCCTAAGACATCTGAATGGTTTATCAAACAATATGGTCCACGA GTAAATCTTTTCGTGGATCATTCTCAAGTCATGGATCTGGAATGTCTTCGAGGTTGTAACCTGGGAAAGGATCATGTATCTGTTCTCGGTTCATCATATTACCGGCTTTAA
- the LOC130985724 gene encoding protein DESIGUAL 2 — MARNMDFLVCLFIMALDIIAGVLGIQAEVAQNKVQNLRVWIFECRDPSYEAFKLGLAAVVMLCLAHIVANLLAGCIFISSKEELDRASSNKQLAAASLIMSWIMLGIAFILLISGTLNNSKSRNNCGISHQRQLSIGGILCFIHGLFAVAYYISAAAVFREERNPHQPPKPDQQPIPA; from the exons ATGGCTAGGAACATGGATTTTCTGGTATGTCTCTTCATCATGGCTTTGGACATCATAGCCGGAGTTCTCGGCATACAGGCCGAGGTTGCTCAGAACAAG gtccaAAACTTGAGGGTGTGGATATTCGAGTGCAGAGATCCAAGCTACGAGGCTTTCAAGCTTGGATTAGCTGCGGTGGTGATGCTGTGCCTGGCACACATTGTAGCCAATTTGCTTGCAGGATGCATCTTCATCAGCTCCAAAGAAGAACTCGACCGGGCTTCGTCTAACAAGCAACTCGCTGCGGCCTCCCTCATCATGTCATG GATTATGTTGGGAATCGCATTCATCCTGCTCATATCGGGAACATTGAACAACTCAAAATCCAGAAACAACTGTGGTATAAGCCATCAACGGCAGCTGTCTATTGGAGGGATCCTGTGTTTCATTCATGGACTCTTTGCGGTTGCCTATTATATATCTGCAGCTGCTGTTTTTAGAGAAGAACGGAACCCGCATCAACCACCCAAACCAGATCAGCAACCAATTCCTGCCTGA
- the LOC130985725 gene encoding putative F-box protein At5g52610 — MSLIETGGKNKNGEVILAEIIMEVLSWLPIKPLARAQLVCKQWRALIKDHKFMEEHMNRSQVVHNWFNITSTHSELAPNYISMSYLHGCNGLVLMKNNTSHNYMLWNPATALVLDLPAPHEGNYGFALSFMPLSRNYKIVSLFKDSGKRGCELLTPGGSMAWRPLPFPDLVNTGEELVVPAGAAVHCVVLAKAGEAEIVSLDVETEVLTLNRLPRGVFSPRESARAIDWDGKLAFAAVVGQDLQLMVLQDYKKKRWCRDKEVIPLPFLKDKAFKGNTVVALFKKEGSIWFWLKNEKVFEYTIETGKTSDVQQSKGFSPLHKLYSFKPSLVTFEGMRADDEFKIYRPHNLWLD, encoded by the coding sequence ATGAGTCTGATAGAGACAGGTGGAAAGAACAAAAATGGAGAAGTTATTCTAGCAGAAATAATCATGGAGGTGCTGAGCTGGTTGCCCATCAAGCCCCTGGCACGGGCTCAACTGGTGTGCAAACAATGGCGGGCACTGATAAAAGACCACAAATTCATGGAAGAGCACATGAACCGTAGCCAAGTAGTTCACAACTGGTTCAATATTACCTCCACTCATTCGGAACTAGCACCAAACTACATCTCCATGTCTTACCTCCATGGCTGCAACGGCTTGGTACTCATGAAGAATAACACCTCGCACAATTACATGTTATGGAATCCAGCCACCGCCCTCGTTCTTGATCTGCCCGCTCCGCATGAAGGCAACTATGGATTCGCCTTGTCTTTCATGCCACTCTCTAGAAACTACAAAATAGTGTCACTTTTCAAGGATTCCGGTAAACGCGGATGCGAGCTTCTCACCCCCGGTGGCTCTATGGCGTGGAGACCACTTCCATTTCCCGATTTGGTGAATACGGGTGAAGAGCTGGTGGTTCCAGCAGGGGCTGCTGTCCACTGCGTCGTGCTCGCCAAAGCCGGGGAGGCGGAGATAGTAAGTCTTGATGTGGAAACCGAGGTTCTCACACTGAATCGTCTGCCCAGAGGTGTATTTTCTCCTAGGGAAAGTGCTCGGGCGATTGATTGGGATGGGAAACTGGCATTTGCTGCTGTAGTTGGACAGGATCTGCAGCTGATGGTGTTACAGGATTACAAGAAGAAGAGATGGTGCAGAGACAAGGAAGTGATTCCGTTGCCTTTCCTCAAAGATAAAGCTTTCAAAGGAAATACTGTTGTTGCTTTGTTTAAGAAAGAAGGCAGTATATGGTTTTGGTTGAAAAATGAGAAGGTATTTGAGTACACGATCGAAACAGGGAAGACAAGTGATGTGCAGCAGTCCAAAGGGTTTTCGCCTTTGCATAAACTGTACAGCTTCAAGCCAAGCTTGGTTACTTTTGAAGGTATGCGAGCAGATGATGAATTCAAAATTTATCGGCCTCATAATCTCTGGCTGGATTAA
- the LOC130985726 gene encoding oxygen-evolving enhancer protein 3, chloroplastic-like isoform X2: protein MAQAMASMAGLRGSSQAVLEGSLQSNRLISGNTSRTPAARIGFNIRAHQQSSAETETSRRAMLGLVAAGIVSGSFVQAVLAEAKPIKVGPPPPPSGGLPGTLNSDQARDFDLPLKNRFYIQPLAPAEAAVRAKESAKEIVGVKSFIDKKAWPYVQNDLRSKAEYLRYDLNTIISSKPKEEKKSLKELTGKLFQDISNLDHAAKIKSTPEAEKYYAIAVSTLNDVLAKLG, encoded by the exons ATGGCTCAAGCGATGGCTTCAATGGCTGGCTTACGCGGCTCTTCCCAGGCGGTCCTCGAAGGCAGCCTTCAATCCAACCGCTTGATCAGTGGCAACACCAGCAGGACCCCCGCGGCGAGAATCGGATTCAACATCCGCGCGCATCAACAGAGCTCAGCCGAGACCGAGACTAGCCGCCGAGCCATGTTGGGGCTTGTTGCCGCTGGGATTGTCTCCGGCTCCTTCGTCCAAGCCGTGCTCGCCGAAGCCAAGCCCATCAAGGTCGGACCACCCCCACCGCCTTCCGGTGGTCTGC CTGGAACTTTGAACTCGGACCAAGCAAGAGATTTTGATTTGCCCTTGAAGAACAGGTTTTACATTCAGCCATTGGCACCAGCAGAGGCAGCAGTAAGAGCTAAGGAGTCTGCGAAAGAAATCGTTGGTGTGAAGTCGTTCATCGACAAGAAGGCGTGGCCATACGTGCAGAACGACCTTCGTTCAAAAGCAGAGTATCTCCGTTATGACCTCAACACCATAATTTCCTCCAAGCCCAAGGAAGAGAAGAAATCTCTCAAAGAGCTCACTGGGAAGCTCTTCCAGGATATCAGCAAC CTGGACCATGCTGCAAAGATCAAGAGCACCCCCGAAGCCGAGAAGTACTATGCCATAGCTGTATCTACACTCAATGACGTTCTCGCCAAGCTCGGTTAG
- the LOC130985726 gene encoding oxygen-evolving enhancer protein 3, chloroplastic-like isoform X1 yields the protein MAQAMASMAGLRGSSQAVLEGSLQSNRLISGNTSRTPAARIGFNIRAHQQSSAETETSRRAMLGLVAAGIVSGSFVQAVLAEAKPIKVGPPPPPSGGLPGTLNSDQARDFDLPLKNRFYIQPLAPAEAAVRAKESAKEIVGVKSFIDKKAWPYVQNDLRSKAEYLRYDLNTIISSKPKEEKKSLKELTGKLFQDISNVSSFLPFTPLLIKLKLILCVLFCLPAGPCCKDQEHPRSREVLCHSCIYTQ from the exons ATGGCTCAAGCGATGGCTTCAATGGCTGGCTTACGCGGCTCTTCCCAGGCGGTCCTCGAAGGCAGCCTTCAATCCAACCGCTTGATCAGTGGCAACACCAGCAGGACCCCCGCGGCGAGAATCGGATTCAACATCCGCGCGCATCAACAGAGCTCAGCCGAGACCGAGACTAGCCGCCGAGCCATGTTGGGGCTTGTTGCCGCTGGGATTGTCTCCGGCTCCTTCGTCCAAGCCGTGCTCGCCGAAGCCAAGCCCATCAAGGTCGGACCACCCCCACCGCCTTCCGGTGGTCTGC CTGGAACTTTGAACTCGGACCAAGCAAGAGATTTTGATTTGCCCTTGAAGAACAGGTTTTACATTCAGCCATTGGCACCAGCAGAGGCAGCAGTAAGAGCTAAGGAGTCTGCGAAAGAAATCGTTGGTGTGAAGTCGTTCATCGACAAGAAGGCGTGGCCATACGTGCAGAACGACCTTCGTTCAAAAGCAGAGTATCTCCGTTATGACCTCAACACCATAATTTCCTCCAAGCCCAAGGAAGAGAAGAAATCTCTCAAAGAGCTCACTGGGAAGCTCTTCCAGGATATCAGCAACGTGAGTTCCTTCCTACCATTCACACCTCTACTAATTAAATTGAagcttattttatgtgttttgttttgtttaccAGCTGGACCATGCTGCAAAGATCAAGAGCACCCCCGAAGCCGAGAAGTACTATGCCATAGCTGTATCTACACTCAATGA
- the LOC130985727 gene encoding sulfite exporter TauE/SafE family protein 5-like: protein MNHKFLILLILCCALCISGVEITETTPQTLNISSRHWTPLPHKNTVGGIGIRCVVAASVSFVAAAISSAGGIGGGGLFIPILTIIAGQDVKTASTYSAFMVTGGSIANVMRSKRLIDYDMALVCQPSLLLGVSCGVVLNVVFPEWLITLLFVVFVAFCTFKTCRSAVVYWSLESRNGGGGEVEAGGSTKVPLLSSTTTDDVDEGKYETPWMSIGMLALIWFSFFVLYLLRGNRYGQGVIEMEACGTEYWIISSMQIPLAVFFTSWILFRGTSASTRQENGGLIRRQSSSELVYPIMALLAGLLGGVFGIGGGMLISPILLQLGNEPQVTAATCSFMVLVSSSMSALQYLLLGMKHIYAALSYAAICFVASLVGLTVIQQAILKHGRPSLIVFSVATVMALSIVLMTSFGTIDIWRSYTSGQNMGFNKPC from the exons ATGAATCATAAGTTCCTGATCCTTCTCATCTTGTGTTGTGCTTTGTGTATTTCTGGTGTAGAAATTACTGAAACTACTCCTCAAACCCTCAACATAAGCAGTCGACATTGGACACCATTACCGCACAAGAACACAGTTGGAGGCATTGGCATTCGGTGTGTAGTAGCCGCAAGTGTATCCTTTGTGGCGGCGGCGATCTCCAGCGCGGGAGGTATCGGAGGCGGGGGTTTGTTCATACCCATCCTCACCATCATCGCCGGCCAAGACGTGAAAACAGCTTCCACCTATTCGGCTTTCATGGTGACAGGCGGATCGATAGCGAATGTGATGCGGTCGAAACGGCTGATTGATTACGACATGGCGCTGGTGTGCCAGCCGTCGCTGCTGTTGGGCGTGAGTTGCGGGGTGGTGCTGAATGTGGTGTTCCCGGAGTGGCTGATCACGCTTCTGTTTGTAGTTTTCGTCGCCTTCTGCACCTTCAAGACATGCAGATCGGCGGTTGTCTACTGGAGCTTGGAATCGCGAAATGGCGGCGGAGGGGAAGTGGAGGCCGGTGGAAGTACGAAAGTGCCCCTCTTGAGCAGTACTACTACTGATGATGTGGACGAGGGCAAATACGAGACTCCATGGATGTCGATTGGGATGTTGGCCCTCATCTGgttttccttcttcgtcttgtATCTCCTTCGAGGAAACCGCTACGGACAA GGTGTTATTGAGATGGAGGCTTGTGGAACAGAGTACTGGATAATCTCATCAATGCAAATTCCTCTTGCCGTTTTCTTCACTTCATGGATCCTGTTCCGCGGAACTAGTGCTTCAACTCGGCAG GAAAATGGAGGGCTAATCAGAAGGCAGTCCTCCAGCGAGCTTGTTTACCCGATAATGGCACTACTAGCAGGCCTTCTTGGGGGAGTTTTCGGAATTGGAGGTGGGATGCTTATAAGTCCAATTCTTCTTCAACTAGGAAATGAGCCTCAA GTGACAGCAGCGACGTGTTCTTTCATGGTACTAGTCTCATCTAGCATGTCGGCGCTCCAGTACTTGCTGTTGGGCATGAAGCACATCTATGCAGCCCTAAGCTATGCAGCCATTTGCTTCGTTGCCTCACTGGTTGGACTCACAGTGATACAGCAGGCAATACTCAAACACGGCCGCCCCTCCCTCATCGTCTTCTCCGTGGCCACCGTCATGGCTCTAAGTATTGTTCTGATGACTAGTTTTGGAACTATAGATATCTGGAGGAGTTACACAAGTGGGCAGAACATGGGGTTCAATAAACCATGCTAA
- the LOC130985733 gene encoding V-type proton ATPase subunit D-like, whose product MSGQTQRLNVVPTVTMLGVMKARLIGATRGHALLKKKSDALTVQFRTILKKIVSTKESMGDIMKTSSFALTEAKYVAGDNIKHSIRENVKSASLKVRSHQENIAGVKLPKFEYFVDGETKNDLTGLARGGQQIQACRAAYLKSIELLVELASLQTSFLTLDEAIKTTNRRVNALENVVKPRIENTISYIKGELDELEREDFFRLKKIQGYKRREVDKQRESAKAYAEEKVAEEMSLQKGISLTSAHDLLSQSKKDEDIIF is encoded by the coding sequence ATGTCCGGACAGACTCAGCGCTTGAATGTTGTTCCGACTGTGACAATGCTTGGCGTAATGAAAGCTCGACTGATTGGGGCTACGAGAGGCCATGCATTGCTCAAGAAGAAGAGTGATGCCCTGACTGTGCAATTTCGGACAATCCTAAAGAAAATTGTTTCCACGAAGGAATCCATGGGAGATATCATGAAAACTTCCTCCTTTGCCCTTACAGAAGCTAAATACGTTGCTGGTGATAATATCAAACACTCTATTCGCGAAAATGTCAAAAGTGCATCACTCAAGGTTAGATCACATCAGGAAAATATTGCTGGTGTGAAACTTCCCAAGTTTGAATACTTCGTGGATGGAGAAACTAAGAATGACTTGACTGGTCTAGCAAGAGGAGGCCAGCAGATCCAAGCATGCCGCGCAGCATATTTGAAATCTATTGAGCTGCTCGTTGAACTTGCTAGCCTCCAGACATCGTTCCTGACCCTTGATGAGGCAATCAAGACCACAAATCGTAGGGTCAATGCGCTGGAGAATGTCGTGAAGCCACGCATAGAGAACACAATAAGTTACATCAAAGGAGAGTTGGACGAACTGGAGAGGGAGGACTTCTTTAGGCTGAAGAAGATTCAAGGTTACAAGAGGAGAGAGGTCGACAAGCAGCGTGAATCTGCCAAGGCGTATGCTGAAGAGAAGGTTGCTGAAGAAATGTCATTGCAGAAAGGTATCTCTCTTACTTCAGCCCATGACCTGCTATCCCAGTCGAAGAAAGACGAGGACATAATCTTTTGA